Proteins found in one Neomonachus schauinslandi chromosome 1, ASM220157v2, whole genome shotgun sequence genomic segment:
- the ISY1 gene encoding pre-mRNA-splicing factor ISY1 homolog → MARNAEKAMTALARFRQAQLEEGKVKERRPFLASECTELPKAEKWRRQIIGEISKKVAQIQNAGLGEFRIRDLNDEINKLLREKGHWEVRIKELGGPDYGKVGPKMLDHEGKEVPGNRGYKYFGAAKDLPGVRELFEKEPLPPPRKTRAELMKAIDFEYYGYLDEDDGVIVPLEQEYEKKFRAGLVEKWKAEREARLARGEKEEEEEEEEEINIYAVTEEESDEEGSQEKGGEDGQQKFIAHVPVPSQQEIEEALVRRKKMELLQKYASETLQAQSEEAKRLLGY, encoded by the exons ATG GCCCGAAATGCAGAAAAGGCCAT GACGGCCTTAGCAAGATTTCGCCAAGCTCAACTGGAAGAGGGAAAAGTGAAG GAACGAAGACCCTTCCTTGCCTCAGAATGTACTGAGCTGCCCAAAGCTGAGAAGTGGAGACGACAA atcATTGGAGAGATCTCTAAAAAAGTGGCTCAAATTCAGAATG ctGGTTTAGGTGAATTCCGAATTCGTGACCTGAATGATGAAATTAACAAACTGCTAAGAGAGAAAGGACACTGGGAAGTCCGGATAAAGGAGCTGGGTGGTCCTGATTATGGA AAAGTTGGCCCTAAAATGCTGGATCATGAAGGGAAAGAAGTCCCAGGAAATCGAGGTTACAAGTACTTTGGAGCAGCGAAAGATTTGCCTGGTGTCAGAGAGCTTTTTGAAAAAGAAC CTCTTCCTCCTCCAAGAAAGACACGTGCCGAGCTCATGAAAGCAATCGATTTTGAATACTATGGTTACCTCGATGAAGATGACGGTGTCATCGTGCCTTTGGAACAGgaatatgaaaagaaat TCAGGGCCGGATTGGTGGAAAAGTGGAAAGCAGAGCGAGAGGCCCGGCTGgcaagaggagaaaaggaggaggaggaggaagaagaggaagagatcaaCATATATGCTGTCACCGAGGAGGAG TCTGATGAGGAAGGCAGCCAGGAGAAAGGAGGTGAAGACGGGCAGCAGAAGTTCATCGCCCACGTCCCAGTGCCATCCCAGCAAGAG ATTGAGGAGGCCCTTGTGCGGAGGAAGAAGATGGAACTCCTCCAGAAGTATGCTAGTGAGACCCTGCAGGCCCAGAGCGAAGAGGCCAAAAGACTTCTGGGCTACTAG